Proteins encoded within one genomic window of Theobroma cacao cultivar B97-61/B2 chromosome 7, Criollo_cocoa_genome_V2, whole genome shotgun sequence:
- the LOC18594563 gene encoding transcription factor JUNGBRUNNEN 1: MNVQDGTAMMDEDVPLPGFRFHPTDEELLSFYLQRKVDKKPIKIELIKQMDIYKCDPWDLPKPSSEGESDSYFFCKRGRKYRNSIRPNRVTGSGFWKATGIDKPVYSHGGEGHVCIGLKKTLVYYRGSAGKGTKTDWMMHEFRLPSNDNNTSLSDPQYAQEAEVWTICRIFKRNASHRKLYTPDWREVAAKRHSTNRTSSQTFTVESNNVENYISFGDPILQHQAVNQINGRSQWHAAADQLSTTAQPLLIAPSSSFSNPETDLVTYANWDELRSVVEFALDPSLL; encoded by the exons ATGAACGTCCAAGATGGTACTGCCATGATGGACGAAGATGTTCCGCTGCCAGGGTTTCGTTTCCATCCCACAGATGAAGAGCTTCTTAGTTTTTATCTTCAACGAAAGGTTGACAAGAAACCCATCAAAATCGAACTCATCAAACAGATGGATATCTATAAATGTGATCCTTGGGACCTTCCAA AGCCTAGCAGTGAGGGAGAGAGCGACTCATATTTCTTCTGCAAAAGGGGAAGAAAGTATAGAAACAGCATTAGACCAAATAGAGTGACAGGATCTGGGTTTTGGAAGGCAACCGGCATTGACAAGCCTGTTTATTCACATGGAGGTGAAGGCCATGTGTGCATAGGGCTAAAGAAAACGTTAGTATACTACCGCGGGAGTGCAGGAAAAGGAACCAAAACGGACTGGATGATGCATGAGTTTCGCCTTCCCAGCAATGATAATAACACAAGCCTTTCCGATCCCCAATATGCCCAAGAAGCT GAAGTATGGACCATATGTCGAATTTTCAAGCGGAACGCATCACATAGAAAGTTATACACACCAGATTGGAGAGAAGTTGCTGCTAAACGTCATTCGACTAACAGAACAAGCTCTCAAACATTTACTGTGGAATCCAATAATGTTGAGAATTACATAAGTTTCGGTGATCCAATCCTTCAACACCAAGCTGTTAATCAAATCAATGGTAGAAGCCAATGGCATGCAGCAGCAGACCAATTGAGCACCACGGCTCAACCTCTATTAATTGCACCATCTTCAAGCTTTTCGAATCCTGAAACGGACTTAGTTACTTACGCTAATTGGGATGAACTCAGATCAGTTGTAGAGTTTGCTCTTGATCCCTCTCTTCTGTAA
- the LOC18594565 gene encoding post-GPI attachment to proteins factor 3 isoform X1, whose protein sequence is MKVQRSQLPSFLKFFIVQNSTLQPCNLLSRPTGFSKEKMMIDRYSIALFLVLSFLVGVLDASAGDSDPRYRTCVAQCEKTGCVGERCFPHCKFPSDGVASDGPWYMQEPLYLKWKQWDCESDCRYNCMIDREKEREALGDGPVKYYGKWPFKRVFGIQEPASVAFSALNLAMHFHGWLSFFILLYYNLPLKQDKKAYYEFASLWHIYGLLAMNSWFWSAVFHSRDVDLTEKLDYSSAVALLGYSLLLTILRSFNVRDEAARVMVAAPLLAFTTTHILFLNFYSLDYGWNMKVCVVMGVAQLLIWAIWAGRTHHPSRWKLWVVVFGGGLAMLLEIYDFPPYQGFFDAHALWHATTIPLTCIWWSFIRDDAKLRTSVLLKKAK, encoded by the exons ATGAAAGTCCAAAGAAGCCAACTCccttcatttctcaaattctttatCGTTCAAAATTCAACCTTGCAACCTTGCAACCTTTTGAGCAGGCCAACTGGATTCTCCAAAGAAAAG ATGATGATAGATCGTTATTCGATAGCTTTGTTTCTGGTGCTTTCATTTCTTGTTGGAGTCTTGGATGCTAGTGCTGGTGATTCTGATCCACGTTACAG gaCTTGTGTAGCACAATGTGAGAAAACTGGATGTGTTGGGGAAAGATGCTTTCCCCACTGCAAGTTTCCTTCTGATGGGGTTGCCAGTGACGGTCCATGGTACATGCAAGAACCACTTTACTTGAAGTGGAAACAATGGGATTGCGAAAGTGATTGTCGTTACAATTGCATGATTgatagagagaaagaaagagaagcaCTTGGCGATGGACCTGTCAAGTATTATGGTAAATGGCCCTTCAAGCGAGTTTTTGGGATTCAg GAACCAGCTTCTGTAGCTTTCTCTGCACTCAACCTAGCAATGCATTTTCATGGTTGGCTATCCTTTTTCATCCTTCTTTACTACAACTTGCCTTTAAAACAAGATAAGAAGGCATACTATGAGTTTGCAAGCTTGTGGCATATATATGGGCTCTTGGCAATGAACTCGTGGTTCTGGAGTGCTGTTTTCCATAGTCG TGATGTGGATTTGACAGAAAAGTTAGACTACTCATCTGCTGTGGCACTGCTCGGGTACTCTCTTCTTCTGACTATACTTAGAAGTTTCAATGTGAGAGATGAGGCTGCCAGAGTCATGGTTGCTGCTCCATTGCTCGCCTTTACAACTACCCATATATTGTTCCTCAACTTCTATTCCCTTGACTATG GGTGGAACATGAAAGTATGTGTAGTCATGGGGGTTGCTCAACTTCTCATTTGGGCAATTTGGGCTGGTAGGACACACCATCCTTCTCGCTGGAAGTTGTGGGTGGTGGTGTTTGGAGGTGGCCTAGCTATGCTTCTAGAGATTTATGATTTCCCTCCTTATCAAGGATTCTTTGATGCCCATGCTTTATGGCATGCCACAACTATTCCACTTACCTGCATATGGTGGAGTTTCATTAGGGACGATGCCAAGCTTCGAACATCTGTCCTCCTTAAGAAGGCTAAGTAG
- the LOC18594565 gene encoding post-GPI attachment to proteins factor 3 isoform X2, producing MMIDRYSIALFLVLSFLVGVLDASAGDSDPRYRTCVAQCEKTGCVGERCFPHCKFPSDGVASDGPWYMQEPLYLKWKQWDCESDCRYNCMIDREKEREALGDGPVKYYGKWPFKRVFGIQEPASVAFSALNLAMHFHGWLSFFILLYYNLPLKQDKKAYYEFASLWHIYGLLAMNSWFWSAVFHSRDVDLTEKLDYSSAVALLGYSLLLTILRSFNVRDEAARVMVAAPLLAFTTTHILFLNFYSLDYGWNMKVCVVMGVAQLLIWAIWAGRTHHPSRWKLWVVVFGGGLAMLLEIYDFPPYQGFFDAHALWHATTIPLTCIWWSFIRDDAKLRTSVLLKKAK from the exons ATGATGATAGATCGTTATTCGATAGCTTTGTTTCTGGTGCTTTCATTTCTTGTTGGAGTCTTGGATGCTAGTGCTGGTGATTCTGATCCACGTTACAG gaCTTGTGTAGCACAATGTGAGAAAACTGGATGTGTTGGGGAAAGATGCTTTCCCCACTGCAAGTTTCCTTCTGATGGGGTTGCCAGTGACGGTCCATGGTACATGCAAGAACCACTTTACTTGAAGTGGAAACAATGGGATTGCGAAAGTGATTGTCGTTACAATTGCATGATTgatagagagaaagaaagagaagcaCTTGGCGATGGACCTGTCAAGTATTATGGTAAATGGCCCTTCAAGCGAGTTTTTGGGATTCAg GAACCAGCTTCTGTAGCTTTCTCTGCACTCAACCTAGCAATGCATTTTCATGGTTGGCTATCCTTTTTCATCCTTCTTTACTACAACTTGCCTTTAAAACAAGATAAGAAGGCATACTATGAGTTTGCAAGCTTGTGGCATATATATGGGCTCTTGGCAATGAACTCGTGGTTCTGGAGTGCTGTTTTCCATAGTCG TGATGTGGATTTGACAGAAAAGTTAGACTACTCATCTGCTGTGGCACTGCTCGGGTACTCTCTTCTTCTGACTATACTTAGAAGTTTCAATGTGAGAGATGAGGCTGCCAGAGTCATGGTTGCTGCTCCATTGCTCGCCTTTACAACTACCCATATATTGTTCCTCAACTTCTATTCCCTTGACTATG GGTGGAACATGAAAGTATGTGTAGTCATGGGGGTTGCTCAACTTCTCATTTGGGCAATTTGGGCTGGTAGGACACACCATCCTTCTCGCTGGAAGTTGTGGGTGGTGGTGTTTGGAGGTGGCCTAGCTATGCTTCTAGAGATTTATGATTTCCCTCCTTATCAAGGATTCTTTGATGCCCATGCTTTATGGCATGCCACAACTATTCCACTTACCTGCATATGGTGGAGTTTCATTAGGGACGATGCCAAGCTTCGAACATCTGTCCTCCTTAAGAAGGCTAAGTAG
- the LOC108662943 gene encoding V-type proton ATPase subunit e1 codes for MGFLVTTLIFAVIGIIASLCTRICCNRGPSANLFHLTLVITATVCCWMMWAIVYLAQMKPLIVPILNEGE; via the exons ATGGGTTTTCTGGTAACGACCCTAATTTTTGCCGTGATTGGGATAATTGCATCGCTTTGTACCAGAATCTGCTGTAATAGAGGTCCCTCTGCTAATCT GTTCCACTTAACGTTAGTCATTACAGCAACAGTCTGTTGTTGGATGAT GTGGGCAATTGTATATCTTGCGCAAATGAAACCGCTCATTGTCCCCATTTTGAATGAAGGAGAGTGA
- the LOC18594566 gene encoding protein ROOT PRIMORDIUM DEFECTIVE 1 isoform X1, with product MKTRSILRLSSSTISCKKSDSMFVSVRQISTGGKRPKKKIYHRDYQLDKVMDLQKKPSLILQLKSIIQSQNQQCLLLRDLEKEVGFVAKWNFMSIIEKYPSIFHAGGGSGKQLPFVTLTRKAEKIASEEREARVLMESILVKNLRKLLMLSIDCRVPLEKVEFIGSELGLPKDFKKSLIWKYPEYFSIKDVNGRAYLNLENWDSSLAVTAREERFAREGVLASAGGLKKVRIMKDGNYLGPFAFKMCFAAGFRPNKSYLEELQRWQKMEFPSPYLNARRFDVADPKARKRVVAVLHELLSLTMEKRMTSAQLDAFHSEYLLPSKLVLCLIKHHGIFYITNKGARSTVFLKEAYDGTRLVDKCPMLMFNDKFVTLSGRNEISSFNSVNSSQVVT from the coding sequence ATGAAAACAAGATCCATATTAAGGTTGTCATCTTCAACAATTTCATGTAAAAAGTCTGATTCTATGTTTGTTTCAGTGAGGCAGATATCAACTGGAGGAAAGAggccaaagaagaaaatataccACAGAGACTATCAACTTGACAAAGTCATGGACTTGCAAAAGAAACCATCTTTAATTCTGCAGTTGAAGTCCATTATCCAATCCCAAAACCAACAATGCCTCCTTCTGCGCGACCTTGAAAAGGAAGTTGGGTTTGTGGCAAAGTGGAACTTCATGTCAATCATTGAGAAGTACCCTTCAATATTCCATGCTGGTGGTGGTAGTGGAAAACAACTCCCTTTTGTTACGCTCACTCGAAAAGCCGAAAAGATTGCAAGTGAAGAGCGTGAAGCAAGGGTTTTAATGGAATCTATTTTGGTCAAGAATCTGAGGAAGTTGTTAATGCTGTCCATTGATTGTAGGGTGCCATTGGAAAAGGTTGAATTCATCGGAAGTGAACTTGGTTTGCCTAAGGATTTTAAGAAGTCGTTGATTTGGAAGTATCCtgaatatttttcaataaaagatgTCAATGGTAGAGCTTATCTTAACTTGGAGAACTGGGATTCTTCGCTGGCAGTGACTGCTCGTGAGGAGAGATTCGCACGTGAAGGGGTGTTGGCATCAGCTGGGGGTCTAAAGAAGGTTAGGATCATGAAAGATGGTAACTATCTAGGTCCatttgcatttaaaatgtGTTTTGCTGCTGGTTTTAGACCGAATAAGAGTTATCTTGAGGAGCTTCAGAGGTGGCAGAAAATGGAATTCCCTTCTCCATACTTGAATGCGAGGAGATTTGATGTTGCTGATCCGAAAGCTCGGAAAAGAGTGGTGGCTGTGCTTCATGAACTCCTCAGTTTGACTATGGAGAAGCGGATGACATCTGCACAATTGGATGCATTTCATTCAGAGTACCTGTTACCCTCTAAATTAGTGCTCTGTTTGATAAAGCATCATGGTATCTTTTACATTACAAATAAAGGTGCGAGGAGCACAGTTTTCCTTAAAGAAGCTTATGATGGTACAAGATTGGTAGATAAATGTCCTATGTTGATGTTTAATGATAAGTTTGTTACACTTAGTGGTAGAAATGAGATCAGTTCATTTAACAGTGTGAATTCTTCACAAGTTGTTACATGA
- the LOC18594566 gene encoding protein ROOT PRIMORDIUM DEFECTIVE 1 isoform X2 has protein sequence MDLQKKPSLILQLKSIIQSQNQQCLLLRDLEKEVGFVAKWNFMSIIEKYPSIFHAGGGSGKQLPFVTLTRKAEKIASEEREARVLMESILVKNLRKLLMLSIDCRVPLEKVEFIGSELGLPKDFKKSLIWKYPEYFSIKDVNGRAYLNLENWDSSLAVTAREERFAREGVLASAGGLKKVRIMKDGNYLGPFAFKMCFAAGFRPNKSYLEELQRWQKMEFPSPYLNARRFDVADPKARKRVVAVLHELLSLTMEKRMTSAQLDAFHSEYLLPSKLVLCLIKHHGIFYITNKGARSTVFLKEAYDGTRLVDKCPMLMFNDKFVTLSGRNEISSFNSVNSSQVVT, from the coding sequence ATGGACTTGCAAAAGAAACCATCTTTAATTCTGCAGTTGAAGTCCATTATCCAATCCCAAAACCAACAATGCCTCCTTCTGCGCGACCTTGAAAAGGAAGTTGGGTTTGTGGCAAAGTGGAACTTCATGTCAATCATTGAGAAGTACCCTTCAATATTCCATGCTGGTGGTGGTAGTGGAAAACAACTCCCTTTTGTTACGCTCACTCGAAAAGCCGAAAAGATTGCAAGTGAAGAGCGTGAAGCAAGGGTTTTAATGGAATCTATTTTGGTCAAGAATCTGAGGAAGTTGTTAATGCTGTCCATTGATTGTAGGGTGCCATTGGAAAAGGTTGAATTCATCGGAAGTGAACTTGGTTTGCCTAAGGATTTTAAGAAGTCGTTGATTTGGAAGTATCCtgaatatttttcaataaaagatgTCAATGGTAGAGCTTATCTTAACTTGGAGAACTGGGATTCTTCGCTGGCAGTGACTGCTCGTGAGGAGAGATTCGCACGTGAAGGGGTGTTGGCATCAGCTGGGGGTCTAAAGAAGGTTAGGATCATGAAAGATGGTAACTATCTAGGTCCatttgcatttaaaatgtGTTTTGCTGCTGGTTTTAGACCGAATAAGAGTTATCTTGAGGAGCTTCAGAGGTGGCAGAAAATGGAATTCCCTTCTCCATACTTGAATGCGAGGAGATTTGATGTTGCTGATCCGAAAGCTCGGAAAAGAGTGGTGGCTGTGCTTCATGAACTCCTCAGTTTGACTATGGAGAAGCGGATGACATCTGCACAATTGGATGCATTTCATTCAGAGTACCTGTTACCCTCTAAATTAGTGCTCTGTTTGATAAAGCATCATGGTATCTTTTACATTACAAATAAAGGTGCGAGGAGCACAGTTTTCCTTAAAGAAGCTTATGATGGTACAAGATTGGTAGATAAATGTCCTATGTTGATGTTTAATGATAAGTTTGTTACACTTAGTGGTAGAAATGAGATCAGTTCATTTAACAGTGTGAATTCTTCACAAGTTGTTACATGA
- the LOC18594568 gene encoding PHD finger-like domain-containing protein 5B isoform X2 — protein sequence MAKHHPDLIMCRKQPGIAIGRLCEKCDGKCVICDSLVRPCTLVRVCDECNYGSFQGRCVVCGGLGISDAYYCKECTQLEKDRDGCPKIVNLGSAKTDLFYERKKYGFKKR from the coding sequence ATGGCCAAGCACCATCCTGATTTGATCATGTGCCGGAAACAACCAGGTATTGCCATTGGACGACTTTGTGAGAAATGTGATGGAAAGTGTGTAATCTGTGATTCTTTAGTGCGTCCTTGCACGCTTGTGCGGGTTTGTGATGAATGCAACTATGGGTCATTTCAGGGGAGGTGTGTTGTCTGCGGAGGACTGGGGATATCTGATGCATACTACTGCAAAGAGTGTACACAGCTGGAGAAAGATCGGGATGGTTGTCCCAAAATCGTCAATCTGGGGAGTGCCAAAACAGACTTGTTCTATGAACGTAAGAAGTATGGTTTCAAGAAAAGATGA
- the LOC18594568 gene encoding PHD finger-like domain-containing protein 5B isoform X1, whose translation MAKHHPDLIMCRKQPGIAIGRLCEKCDGKCVICDSLVRPCTLVRVCDECNYGSFQGRCVVCGGLGISDAYYCKECTQLEKDRDGCPKIVNLGSAKTDLFYERKKYMCKLIGSWILQYENVKEMLID comes from the exons ATGGCCAAGCACCATCCTGATTTGATCATGTGCCGGAAACAACCAGGTATTGCCATTGGACGACTTTGTGAGAAATGTGATGGAAAGTGTGTAATCTGTGATTCTTTAGTGCGTCCTTGCACGCTTGTGCGGGTTTGTGATGAATGCAACTATGGGTCATTTCAGGGGAGGTGTGTTGTCTGCGGAGGACTGGGGATATCTGATGCATACTACTGCAAAGAGTGTACACAGCTGGAGAAAGATCGGGATGGTTGTCCCAAAATCGTCAATCTGGGGAGTGCCAAAACAGACTTGTTCTATGAACGTAAGAA GTACATGTGCAAGCTTATTGGATCTTGGATTTTACAATATGAA AATGTAAAGGAGATGTTGATTGATTAG
- the LOC18594569 gene encoding elongation factor 2, translating to MVKFTADELRRIMDYKHNIRNMSVIAHVDHGKSTLTDSLVAAAGIIAQEVAGDVRMTDTRQDEAERGITIKSTGISLYYEMTDESLKNYKGERQGNEYLINLIDSPGHVDFSSEVTAALRITDGALVVVDCVEGVCVQTETVLRQALGERIRPVLTVNKMDRCFLELQVDGEEAYQTFQRVIENANVIMATYEDPLLGDVQVYPEKGTVAFSAGLHGWAFTLTNFAKMYASKFGVDESKMMERLWGENFFDPATKKWTSKNTGSPTCKRGFVQFCYEPIKQIINTCMNDQKDKLWPMLQKLGVTMKAEEKDLMGKALMKRVMQTWLPASNALLEMMIFHLPSPGKAQKYRVENLYEGPLDDMYANAIRNCDPDGPLMLYVSKMIPASDKGRFFAFGRVFSGRVSTGLKVRIMGPNYVPGEKKDLYVKSVQRTVIWMGKRQETVEDVPCGNTVAMVGLDQFITKNATLTNEKEVDAHPIRAMKFSVSPVVRVAVQCKVASDLPKLVEGLKRLAKSDPMVVCTIEESGEHIVAGAGELHLEICLKDLQEDFMGGAEIIKSDPVVSFRETVLERSCRTVMSKSPNKHNRLYMEARPMEEGLAEAIDDGRIGPRDDPKVRSKILSEEYGWDKDLAKKIWCFGPETTGPNMVVDMCKGVQYLNEIKDSVVAGFQWASKEGALAEENMRGICFEVCDVVLHADAIHRGGGQIIPTARRVFYASQLTAKPRLLEPVYLVEIQAPEQALGGIYSVLNQKRGHVFEEMQRPGTPLYNIKAYLPVIESFGFSSTLRAATSGQAFPQCVFDHWDMMSSDPIEPGTQAATLVADIRKRKGLKEQMTPLSEFEDKL from the exons ATG GTGAAGTTTACAGCTGATGAGCTCCGTCGTATTATGGACTATAAACACAACATCCGTAATATGTCTGTTATTGCCCATGTTGATCACG GGAAATCAACTCTTACTGATTCTCTTGTCGCTGCTGCTGGAATTATTGCACAAGAAGTTGCTGGTGATGTTCGGATGACAGATACCCGTCAGGATGAGGCTGAGCGTGGTATCACAATTAAGTCAACTGGTATCTCTCTGTACTATGAAATGACTGATGAATCTTTGAAGAACTACAAAGGAGAGAGGCAAGGGAATGAGTACCTCATCAATCTTATTGATTCCCCTGGGCACGTTGACTTTTCGTCTGAGGTCACAGCTGCTCTTCGTATTACTGATGGTGCCCTTGTGGTCGTTGACTGTGTTGAAGGTGTCTGTGTGCAAACAGAGACTGTACTCCGTCAAGCCCTTGGTGAAAGGATCAGGCCTGTCTTGACTGTTAACAAGATGGACAGGTGCTTCCTTGAGCTTCAGGTTGATGGTGAGGAGGCTTACCAGACATTCCAGAGAGTGATTGAAAATGCTAATGTCATCATGGCTACCTATGAAGATCCTCTTCTTGGTGATGTTCAAGTCTACCCTGAGAAAGGAACAGTTGCCTTCTCTGCTGGTTTGCATGGTTGGGCTTTTACACTGACCAACTTTGCTAAGATGTATGCCTCAAAGTTTGGAGTTGATGAGTCGAAAATGATGGAAAGACTTTGGGGTGAGAACTTTTTTGATCCAGCTACCAAGAAGTGGACCAGCAAGAACACTGGCTCTCCTACCTGCAAGCGTGGATTTGTTCAATTTTGTTATGAACCCATCAAGCAGATCATCAACACTTGTATGAATGACCAGAAGGATAAGCTCTGGCCCATGTTGCAAAAACTTGGTGTCACCATGAAGGCTGAAGAGAAGGACTTGATGGGGAAGGCCCTAATGAAGCGTGTAATGCAAACTTGGCTTCCTGCAAGTAATGCTCTCCTGGAAATGATGATCTTTCACCTTCCCTCTCCTGGCAAGGCTCAGAAGTATCGTGTTGAGAACTTGTATGAGGGTCCTCTTGATGATATGTATGCCAATGCTATTAGGAACTGTGATCCTGATGGTCCTCTTATGCTTTATGTTTCAAAGATGATTCCTGCCTCTGATAAGGGCAGGTTCTTTGCTTTTGGTCGTGTCTTCTCTGGCAGAGTCTCAACTGGTTTGAAGGTCAGGATCATGGGTCCCAACTATGTCCCTGGGGAGAAGAAAGACTTGTATGTTAAGAGTGTACAGAGAACTGTTATTTGGATGGGAAAGAGGCAGGAAACTGTGGAGGATGTGCCTTGTGGTAACACAGTTGCTATGGTTGGTTTGGATCAGTTTATTACCAAGAATGCTACTTTGACTAATGAGAAGGAAGTTGATGCCCACCCAATTCGTGCCATGAAGTTCTCTGTCTCTCCTGTTGTTCGTGTTGCTGTTCAGTGCAAGGTCGCATCTGATCTTCCGAAACTTGTTGAAGGGCTGAAGCGTTTGGCAAAGTCTGATCCTATGGTTGTCTGTACCATTGAAGAATCTGGAGAACACATTGTTGCTGGTGCTGGAGAACTTCACCTTGAGATCTGTCTCAAGGATTTGCAAGAAGATTTTATGGGTGGTGCTGAGATCATTAAATCAGACCCTGTTGTGTCATTTCGTGAGACTGTCCTTGAGAGGTCTTGTAGGACTGTGATGAGCAAGTCTCCTAACAAGCACAACCGTCTGTACATGGAAGCACGACCTATGGAGGAAGGGCTTGCTGAGGCCATAGATGATGGACGAATTGGTCCAAGAGATGATCCTAAGGTTCGTTCCAAGATATTGTCTGAGGAGTATGGGTGGGACAAGGATCTTGCCAAGAAGATTTGGTGTTTTGGCCCTGAGACCACTGGTCCAAACATGGTTGTTGATATGTGTAAAGGAGTTCAGTACCTTAATGAAATTAAGGATTCTGTTGTTGCTGGGTTCCAGTGGGCATCAAAGGAAGGAGCATTGGCTGAAGAGAACATGAGAGGTATCTGCTTTGAAGTCTGTGATGTGGTTCTCCATGCTGATGCAATCCATAGAGGTGGTGGTCAGATCATTCCAACTGCTAGGAGGGTTTTCTACGCTTCTCAGCTAACAGCCAAGCCAAGGCTTCTTGAGCCTGTTTACTTGGTGGAGATCCAAGCTCCTGAGCAGGCACTTGGTGGTATTTACAGTGTTCTTAACCAGAAGCGTGGACATGTCTTTGAGGAGATGCAGAGGCCTGGTACCCCACTTTACAACATCAAGGCATACCTTCCCGTTATTGAGTCTTTTGGATTCTCTAGCACTCTGAGGGCTGCAACATCAGGACAGGCATTCCCACAATGTGTGTTTGATCACTGGGATATGATGTCATCAGATCCAATTGAACCAGGGACCCAGGCAGCAACTCTTGTTGCTGATATCCGTAAGAGGAAGGGTTTGAAGGAGCAGATGACCCCACTTTCCGAATTCGAGGACAAGCTGTAA
- the LOC18594571 gene encoding MADS-box transcription factor 1 codes for MDGASTSKSRLKRKGSGRRRIEIKKIENQRRRWVAFSKRKKGLLKKAAQLSMLSGEEIGVIVISEQGRVYTSDNADAVIHQYLSIKYDGQDDNDMMGDEEKEPGKGVMDDGFWRTQPVDIQKMDDGKLSLQEIEVFGEALVDLKKNVAARMEEIKGKEYLFDLNKTPDEQFC; via the coding sequence ATGGATGGAGCAAGTACAAGTAAGAGCAGACTAAAGAGAAAAGGCAGTGGCCGTAGAAGGATTGAGATCAAGAAAATTGAGAACCAACGCCGACGTTGGGTAGCCTTTTCCAAACGTAAGAAGGGTTTGCTAAAGAAAGCTGCCCAGCTCTCGATGCTGAGTGGGGAAGAAATCGGCGTCATCGTAATTTCAGAGCAAGGAAGGGTTTATACTTCTGATAACGCTGATGCTGTTATCCATCAGTATCTGTCCATCAAATATGATGGACAAGATGATAATGACATGATGGGTGATGAGGAGAAAGAGCCTGGAAAAGGGGTTATGGACGATGGGTTTTGGAGGACACAACCGGTTGACATTCAGAAGATGGATGATGGGAAATTGAGTTTGCAAGAGATTGAAGTATTTGGAGAGGCTTTGGTAGATTTGAAGAAGAATGTAGCGGCAAGAATGGAGGAGATAAAGGGTAAGGAGTATTTATTTGATCTGAATAAAACCCCTGATGAGCAGTTTTGTTGA